The following nucleotide sequence is from Dehalococcoidales bacterium.
ATAATAACTTCGCCATTTGTTTTCCTTCCCTCAACAGTGATAGCCCCGCCATCTGGAGTAAACTTGGTGGCATTCGAAAGGAGATTATATATGATTTGTTTGACCTTTCGTTCGTCGGCTTGAATTTCCACTTCGTCAATCTCGGTCGGGATTTTTAAAGAAAGGCTTATTTGGTGTTTCGATGCTCTTTCCCTGGTCATCACCATGCTGCCTTCCAGCAATTCCTTAATGTTTATTGCAGACATTATTAATTCCTCTTTGCCGGCTTCGATTTTGGAAAGATCCAGAATGAGTACACCATCAACCATGCTCTTGAATATGGCCGCATAAGCAATCGGCTTGATATCAAATAACTGAAAGCGGGATAATTATCCCCAGATATAGAGCCGGGCCGGAAATCCCGGTATTGATGAGCAAATTAGCAAAGTCTTCCAGCCAGCCCACAAAATAATCTTCTTCCTGGTAATAAATAATTTTTAGTGTTTCCATTAAAAACCACCTGCCCCAAATGCGGTTCGTCATCTCTCCAATCAGTATATTTAAAAAACATGCATAAGCAAAAAGCCTTACCCGAGTTTTAACTCATACACCTGTTCGTTGACTTCGGTGCCCCAGGTAGTTCCCAGGTGCTGCTCCACAACCTTAAAGCCGTGCCTGGTATACAGATGGCAGGCAGCACCGAGCCCTTCGAAACTCCACAGAAAAACGCGCTTGTAGCCCCGGCTGTGGCAAAAATCCAGAGCGGTTTCTATCAGCCGGCTCCCTATGCCTTCTCCCTGTCGGCTTTCAGAGACAATAAACCACCTCATATGCGCTCCTTGGCTTTCGGCATGGATTCCATCGAGAGCTATAGAACCTTCAATAACACCATCAACGGAAGCGGTCCAGAA
It contains:
- a CDS encoding HAMP domain-containing sensor histidine kinase — translated: MVDGVLILDLSKIEAGKEELIMSAINIKELLEGSMVMTRERASKHQISLSLKIPTEIDEVEIQADERKVKQIIYNLLSNATKFTPDGGAITVEGRKTNGEVIISVSDTGIGIKPADQKIVSELLPNTWWYNRQNTGDRIRAGCIQTFNRDARRQAVGRERRRRKRKPLLFYLAYQ
- a CDS encoding GNAT family N-acetyltransferase; the protein is MNVPDIEITEGYIPGSIGRVAELHGKYYARHWGFNSFFEAKVASELAEFIRRYDCNRDGFWTASVDGVIEGSIALDGIHAESQGAHMRWFIVSESRQGEGIGSRLIETALDFCHSRGYKRVFLWSFEGLGAACHLYTRHGFKVVEQHLGTTWGTEVNEQVYELKLG